The DNA segment CCACTAACGAAACGCTGTGGTTTCGGGACAATCATCCGTTCCGCATTTTACAGGATATTTTGCTGCCTGATTTTGCTGATCGTAAAATGTCACAGCCGTTACGCATCTGGTCGGCCGCCTGCTCTACCGGGCAGGAACCTTATTCCACGGCAATCGTAATCGAAGAGTATCGTCGCTTGCGCCCTGGGCGCCTGCGTGACGTGAAGATCGTTGCCACCGACATTTCCAAAACGGTTCTGGATGCGGCGCGGCGCGGCGAATATGAAGCCATTGCTATGGGTCGGGGCTTGTCGCCGGAGCGGCAAAAACAGTTTTTTACCGCTGCTACCAACGGCCGTTGGCAGATTAAGCCACAGATAAAAGCGATGGTAGAGTATAAGGAAATCAACTTACTAGAGCGGTATCTTCTAGGCAATTTTGATATTGCCATGTGCCGCAATGTGTTGATTTATTTCTCCGCCGAGCGCAAGCGCGACATTCTTACCCGTATTCATGCGTCCTTGAACCCGGGCGGCTATCTCATACTGGGCGCATCGGAATCTCTTACAGGGTTAACTAACCTGTACGAAATGGTCCAGTGCAGTCCGGGTATTATCTACCGAAAAAAATAAACTATGCCATTGAATGTTTGGGTGTTAATTGCGGCGCAGGCGATGGCCATGTGCACAGCGCCATTTATTGTGTTTATTGGCAGTATTCAGGGCCGGGCGCTGGCCAGTAGCCCTGAATACGCGACCTTGCCGGTTGCGTTCGTGGTGGTGGGTACGGTGTTGTCCATCAAACCCGCTACTTGGCTTATGGCTCGCGTCGGGCGAAAGCCGGTTATGATGCTGGGCACGGTTATGGGCACGGTCGCGGCTGGGGTGGGTGCCTTGGCCTCCTGGCAAGGTGCTTTTGCCCTTTTGTGTCTAGCGGCGGTGCTTGGCGGCAGCGGGCTTGCAGTGGTGCATCAATACCGCTTTGCCGCTATGGAATCTGTCCCTTCCAAGCTAGCCGGTACCGCAGCAGCCCGCGTTCTGTTAGGTGGATTGGTTGCGGCCTGGGTCGGTCCGGAAATTGCCTCGATTGGAGGTGACGATCCGCTACACCCGTTTTTGACTAGCTGGCTGGGACTGGCAGCGGTTCAGCTTGCTGCGATGATCATATTGATGCTTGGTTACCGCAGTAGCAGTGAATTACCGCGACCGGTGCATGAAGGCGGTGGTCGGCCGATGCGTGAAATCCTTGCAAATCCAGTGATATGGGTCGCCATCAGCGCCGCTGCGGTGGGTTACGCGATCATGAGTTTCATTATGACGGCAACGCCCCTTAGCATGACCGAAATGGCAGGGCACCCGCTAGACGATGCCAAACGAGTCATTCAGTTGCACATCATGGCCATGTATTTGCCATCGCTTATAAGCGGCTGGTTAATTCGGGTGGTGGGCATAAGGCGTATGATGCTAGTGGGTATGATCGCCTATCTTATTTGCATTGCACTGGCAGCCAGCGGCGTCAGCTTTCATCACTACCTGAGCGCTCTCATTCTGCTGGGTATTGGTTGGAATTTTTTGTTTGTCGGTGGCACCAGTTTGCTGCCGCAGGGCTATAGCGATTCCGAGCGCTTTCGCGTGCAGGGCTTGAATGACATGATGGTTTTCGGCTTCCAGGCCGTTGCGTCTATGTCAGCCGGTCTGGCCTTAAGCTCCCTTGGCTGGGCAGGCCTGCTGTTGCTTGCGATCCCACTTTTACTGTTGCACTCCGGGCTTATGCTTTTTTGGTACCTGCGCCGCGATTCCGCCGTCACGCAGTCGCACTGATACTCTTCGCTGACTATCCTCCCACCATCCGCAAGGAGTGACGATTACCGTGTATGACTTACGTAAACTCATCATCGCACCGCTGTTATTGATGGTGGGTGCCTGCACCGGCCTGCCTGAGGGTATACAGCCGGTTAAGAGCCTGGATACCGATCGTTATCTGGGCACCTGGTACGAAATTGCCCGGCTTGATCATTCTTTCGAGCAGGGTTTAAGCCGAGTGACGGCTAAGTATGAATTGCAGGACGACGGCAGTCTAAAAGTGATCAACCGCGGTTACAATGTCGATAAAAGCGAATGGAAAGAAGCTGAGGGGCGGGCAGTCTTTGTAAATGAAGACACTAACGGCCATCTGAAAGTGTCTTTCTTCGGCCCATTCTATGCGTCGTACGTTATTTTTGAGCTGGATGACCAGTACCAGCAGGCCTACATTACCGGCTACAATCGGAATTATTTGTGGTTTCTGTCACGCAGCCCGAAGGTTAGCGATGAGGCCGTGGCCGAGTTCAAAAAAACAGCTCTAGACGCAGGGTTTGACCTGCAAGAGCTGATCGTGGTGGATCACAGCACCGTTAATTAGCTTGTTTGTTCAACAGGCAAGTGGCCGGTTTTTACCCAGATAACAGTCTCCTGCTCTACAAAAGGATGATGTTGGCTTAAATGGGGGCTTCTTATCCAGGTACCTTGCGGATAACGCCCGTTCTCGTCACAAAACTCCCCTGAAAGAACATAGATTTCTTCCCCGCCAAAATGCCGGTGGGGCTGAAAACGTTCATTGGCTGGCCATTTCACCAGTGCTACATGTTCGTGCTCGAATTCGTGCAGGGGCATGACTTCCAGCCCACCGATTCCGGGAAGCCAGCGAGTTTTATGGGTATTGATTCGCACCGGAGTGCGGTCGCGCTTGTCGAACTGGTGCAGCTTTACCAGCAGGGTACAGCCAGGTTTGCTAAAAGGCGCGTGACCCGTGCCCGGTGGGTTGCGAAGATAGGTACCTGCCGGGTAATCACCAGTTTCATCCGAAAACACGCCTTCAAGCACCAGTATTTCTTCACCCAGTGGGTGCTCATGGCGGCTGAACGAGGCACCGGGCTTATAGCGTACGATACTGGTCGCGTGGCCGCGCTCCGCCTCTTCTCGGACCAATGGTTTTCTGTCCACACCACCTGAAGGGCTGGCAATCCATTCCTGTTCACCGGTGTGAATTACAACCCTGCGGGCAAAATCCATATTCAGCATTGTTGACCTCTTTACGGGTGAAACGGGAGTAATGACTACGCCGCCTGTCTACGAACAGATGATTGGGTTTTCTGGCTACTTAATCAACCGCTGAAGCTCTTTGAAGGCCGTTTTTTTGCAGTGGCGCAGCCACTCAAACGCGACCATTTCAACAGTAACGATTTGCGCACCGCCTGCTCTGAGACGGTCGAGGGCGACATCCCGATCGAATTCTTTACGCGACCCTGTAGCATCTGCTACCACCCAGAGCGAATAGCCGCCATCAATCAGGCTAAGTGCCGTTTGCATCACGCAGACATGGGTTTCGCAGCCGGCAATAACAATATGTGGCCGGCCCTCGGGTAGAACCTCGATCAGGCCGTCCGAGCAGGCATCAAAGTAATGTTTGGTCAGGGTACGGTGGCAAAGCTCCTTGACCGCTTCCAGATTGGGTCCGAGCTTTTCTGGCATCTGTTCAGTGGCTAAAACCGGTACGTTCAATAGGGCTGCAATCGTTCCCAGCGTGACACA comes from the Marinobacter psychrophilus genome and includes:
- a CDS encoding CheR family methyltransferase; translation: MKTEITPQEYTAFKTFLQDASGILLGDNKQYLVKSRLRRILEDNQLGSLGELLDRLKRPGRHNLSEVVIDAMTTNETLWFRDNHPFRILQDILLPDFADRKMSQPLRIWSAACSTGQEPYSTAIVIEEYRRLRPGRLRDVKIVATDISKTVLDAARRGEYEAIAMGRGLSPERQKQFFTAATNGRWQIKPQIKAMVEYKEINLLERYLLGNFDIAMCRNVLIYFSAERKRDILTRIHASLNPGGYLILGASESLTGLTNLYEMVQCSPGIIYRKK
- a CDS encoding MFS transporter, which encodes MPLNVWVLIAAQAMAMCTAPFIVFIGSIQGRALASSPEYATLPVAFVVVGTVLSIKPATWLMARVGRKPVMMLGTVMGTVAAGVGALASWQGAFALLCLAAVLGGSGLAVVHQYRFAAMESVPSKLAGTAAARVLLGGLVAAWVGPEIASIGGDDPLHPFLTSWLGLAAVQLAAMIILMLGYRSSSELPRPVHEGGGRPMREILANPVIWVAISAAAVGYAIMSFIMTATPLSMTEMAGHPLDDAKRVIQLHIMAMYLPSLISGWLIRVVGIRRMMLVGMIAYLICIALAASGVSFHHYLSALILLGIGWNFLFVGGTSLLPQGYSDSERFRVQGLNDMMVFGFQAVASMSAGLALSSLGWAGLLLLAIPLLLLHSGLMLFWYLRRDSAVTQSH
- a CDS encoding lipocalin family protein yields the protein MYDLRKLIIAPLLLMVGACTGLPEGIQPVKSLDTDRYLGTWYEIARLDHSFEQGLSRVTAKYELQDDGSLKVINRGYNVDKSEWKEAEGRAVFVNEDTNGHLKVSFFGPFYASYVIFELDDQYQQAYITGYNRNYLWFLSRSPKVSDEAVAEFKKTALDAGFDLQELIVVDHSTVN
- a CDS encoding cupin domain-containing protein, with the translated sequence MLNMDFARRVVIHTGEQEWIASPSGGVDRKPLVREEAERGHATSIVRYKPGASFSRHEHPLGEEILVLEGVFSDETGDYPAGTYLRNPPGTGHAPFSKPGCTLLVKLHQFDKRDRTPVRINTHKTRWLPGIGGLEVMPLHEFEHEHVALVKWPANERFQPHRHFGGEEIYVLSGEFCDENGRYPQGTWIRSPHLSQHHPFVEQETVIWVKTGHLPVEQTS
- a CDS encoding isochorismatase family protein; the encoded protein is MLMRSEYSTLLLIDIQEKLIPAIAHGQDVVSQCVTLGTIAALLNVPVLATEQMPEKLGPNLEAVKELCHRTLTKHYFDACSDGLIEVLPEGRPHIVIAGCETHVCVMQTALSLIDGGYSLWVVADATGSRKEFDRDVALDRLRAGGAQIVTVEMVAFEWLRHCKKTAFKELQRLIK